A genomic region of Mus musculus strain C57BL/6J chromosome 7, GRCm38.p6 C57BL/6J contains the following coding sequences:
- the Scgb2b33 gene encoding secretoglobin family 2B member 20-like codes for MKGTLLLALLVTGELSFQTTESLVPFFKVYASVLSGKRLYQELQIFNATAEEAMDASPESQSYYSLNNFRSILDFISNLLGE; via the exons ATGAAAGGGACCCTTCTGCTGGCCTTGCTGGTGACTGGAGAACTGAGCTTCCAGACAA CAGAATCACTTGTTCCTTTTTTCAAAGTCTATGCAAGTGTTCTCTCTGGAAAAAGATTGTATCAAGAACTCCAGATATTCAATGCTACTGCAGAG GAAGCCATGGACGCCAGCCCAGAATCCCAGTCATACTATAGTCTTAACAATTTTAGATCCATTTTAGACTTTATTTCCAACCTATTAGGAGAATAG